cttttttttattaagacaaatatttatatatgtaacagtacATCCTAtctggttttgttttgtttgggaTAAGTTACCTATACCTTCCTATTGTTCTGTAATAATTTGCCCGATTTgaacatatataatatgatacCAGATAAATACCTCTAACTTTCCTGTTTTCTTCCCGCAGCCGAGTGATCTCGTCTCGTAGCTCAAACATCTGGATTGACTGCTCCTGTTTGGCTTCAGCTACTTGGTTCATCAAAGTCTTGATCCGCTTCCTGTAACGGTTTTTCTAGTAGAAACAAAAAAGTATATGTCATATAAAAACTTCTTGACAGTAAAATATCAAGCTTGTAATTGCATTAGGCAACAAGTACAGTAAAACATAGAGAATTCTACTGAATATAAAACGAAAAATAAAGGCAAAAATTACGCAATATTTCACTCAACAAAAAATTAGGAAATGGacaattgaataaaattttaagATAGTACAAGGGAAGATATGAAGAAATTTGTACAATTAACATAGAGCattaaaatattgttcataAGACCAATCCTTTTTTCATGAAGCAAATATGGATACTGAAACtgtctactgtataccattTTGGTGAATTCTGTCTGAAGAGCTTTCTTTTCCTTCTCTGTGTTAGCTATGAGCATGTCCTTGGCTCTAAAGGTCTCTGTTAGATCCTGAGGTTCTTCCACTTCCTGGACAGTTTGTAGTCGAGATGACTGGTCAAGCTGACATTCCAGCCCCTGGACACGGTCCTGTAAGTCCAGGTTCTCACTCTCTGTCTCGGCCAACTAAAGGTAAAATGTAGGCAAACAACATTTTAAATGCAAGCAAAAAACCACTTAAGGGTGGCTGCATAAGGATGAAACAGCTACAGTGTAAGGCCAGGATTACATCAGGAAAGATCAAGAGgaatattttgtgtattgtttattaATGGAACCAATGTATTACATTTACTAAATCTATAATATGTTTATCTATCTATAATGATCTGATTTCAGTTTTCTTCCCGACTTCCCTGACCTGTTTTTCTAGTTCCAATATCTTCTTCTGTGCTGCTTGTAATTTACTATCCACATCTTCAATTACGCCATTCTTGtaaaagaaacaacaaaaaaacatttgaatgggattatacatgtacttatatcaAAGGATCATTCACATCCACCTTCTCAGTAAATAacaggtatatgtatgttatataactcaTCATGTCAGTGTTTCATGTCTGTTGAAAGTAAAACATGACTTTTCAacataatatatcaattattctATAACCATTTGATATATGTAACAATTAATACTGAATATAAGATATTTCTCTGGaaacatttgaataatttatgataaaaattaGCATTAACATTAAATTACCTCAACTTTGGAGTTCCTGGATTGGGTCCGCTTGATGCTGCCAGAAGATGGTCTGtgaaagataatttttttttatataataatcattatCTAGGACAAGGTATTCAACTGATTTTGCTattatcctataatacacatgtagCCTTGCTAAAAATCTTATTTAGAAGGGAAACAAAAAACCTGAGAAAATGCTAATATTATTAAAGTACTAGTCATAAGTCAGAGTTCCTACGTGCCAGGCTAtacaagtacatttgtattacaggTCCTGGAATTACAAAAGGTGTAAATGAACTTCTAAGGATGGAAACTCACAATAGAAACATAGAAGCAAATAATTCGAGTTTTGCAGTCATTAACCCAGTCAGACCATCAGCCCCTAGATAGTGGGTGAGCCCAGTCGTCTTGAGCAAAAATTATGATTCTAACTGGTTGGATTTAAGTATACTAGGACCCAGTTCATAAATATCTATTCTGCACAATTTTTGGATCACAGGAGATATTCTGAGTTTTAAGAATAGAATATATTTTTGGATGTTATATTTTTGAGTTCTATTTGTCCACCAGTTCTTCCTCTTTTTTTTATGGatattttggtatataaatgaaaaaaatagtcAATGATGGCCTGGAGGTCCGTTGGTGTAGTTCTGGACCTGAAAACTTGCAGTTCCTCTATTCCCTTGATGTTATTGGGCAGTTAGTTGCTAATACAGATGCTCCTTTTGAGGAAGCTTTGAAGGAAGAGGTTGATCCGTGATGGTATTTGCTGATAGTTAACGCTGCCTCTTCTGGTTctagagtatgatggtttcaGTAGTATAGCTGTTCCAGGCCTGAGTCAACTTAGTGGTGGATGATATAATGGAACATAATCACTCCAACCCTCAATCTTTTTTGCTCCAAGGAGTCCCAGCCAAGGTGTTTAAGGATGGCGGTCATGCTGCCTGGTTCCCTGGACTTATAGTCTCCTTTTGCAAATCTTGCTCCCCTTCTCAGCTGTATTGCTTATAGATAGTTGGTCAATTAGGGCTCTGATGTGTAGATCCAATGCTGAGGCAGCATACTCTAGTGTTAAAGAACAGTATTATACCCAACATCTTTGAGACATTCATGGAGGTTTCTACAGAGAAAGGCTATTGATCTTGTTAGTCTGGCTGATATGATGTTGGTGTGTTTGTGCCAGTCAGATGCGATGGTAACTCCCAAGTACTTGCTGGATGGAATGTATACTGTCTGTCAGGTGTGTCTGTGTTGATGGTAAGTGGATGTACCCGGGTCTTCTTTTCCGGCTTATATGCATCGCGATGCACTTCTCTGGATGGAACTGCATTTCCCAGGTATCCTTCGAGCTCCCACTTCTGTAAGTTGCCCCGATCTTTTTAGAGGCAAGCTTTATCTTCTGAGTTCTTGATGGATGCATAAATGATCAGCAAATAGCAATTATTTTATAGTTTATACACATAATAGTTTGTATCATCCATCTCATGCCATGGCTTAATCCGAAGGATTCTGATGTTAATgagtaagatcgtcagaaaattcggaaTAGTCATGGCTGTGTCGAGAACACACAAACGTTTAAATCATACCTGGACTCTGATTTGTCTCTTTCTGGTTCAAAATGGACTGCCTGCACCTGACTAGATTTACTTCCCCCGGACCCCATCGTTGGTTATAAAACTGGGGACTAGTCTAATTTAACGCACTGCATGATCGAAGACAGccatttgtaaacatttttcaTCGTCTTGTAACCAGTTGGACTTGTCAATGAGATGCTTGAATTTCTCCTGACCTTTACAAACATCTTACTGATACTGTTTCTTTACTCTTTAAATATTACAGAAGTTTTCaatatcatttgtatatttctgtttgtgtttataacagttataaagatttaatagaaacagaaatagataattgtattatatattctaAAAAAATCCAATATATTGTGGTTTATTTTTAGAATGTCACGTGATCGCTTAGCAGAACGTAAACATTCAAAATGGAGCATGCTTCAGTTGTGTCGCCTGCTGTTGTCTTGAATATACCAGTAATAGCAAATATGGTGTTGCAGAACCTATCGGCAAAATCACTCAACACGTGCTCCAGGTATATTTTCTTGCAATACAAGTAAATAATTACAATCTACGATGAATAATCGACATTGATCGTATATTTGTAACCCCAATTGTATGAAAACTAGCAATAAATTGATAATCTACGTATAGTAAACAGATAATGTGTTCTTCTATCTCGAAATAAAAAACCTTTTGAACTGTGAGATATAGGAATAGACATTCAAGAACCAGTAGTGACCAACGACATATCTTCACTGACATAATACGCATAAAATCCTCGCACAATTGATACTAgtattgaaatcatttttaGGCCAGACCattatctttgaaaaaaacttaGGTTGTTAATGAAGGGcatttgaaagaaaaacaacaagTAAGTATACAAGATTACGAACAGAAACTTCAGAAACACACACGTTTTAAGTTATATTGTAACTTAAAATTAGAGCTACTGCACTGGTTACATGCTGCAGATGGCATTTAAATAAATGTGCACTGTTTATCATATTGCAGTGTACCTCAGTGTTCTGCATTGATGACGGCCCGCATTGATGATATTCTATGttatcaaatacaaatgtatgagaACGTTTCAAGTGTTTTGATTTCGTCATCAGGTTTGGGTTTTTGTATTGTCAACAGAGTCTGTAAAACCTGGAATATGATTGCCAAAACACTAAAACAGAGAAGGAAGAGTATGTCATGTTACTTTGTGGGTTATGGTGAAGATGGGAGCCTAGATGGACTAGCTGCTGACATTATGGCTGCAGTGCAGGTAACATTTTTTCGTAATACTAAGTTTGTTGCCTGAGATTGGGGTTGGAAGAGAAGATGGTATGTCACTTCTCCCAAACccttatatacattatagatataatttCATCTTTTAAATGTACGATATgacatacaaaataaatgtaaaaagaatTATGGTCTGTGGATCACGGTTATGACTTTAAAACAAGACATTAACCGGTAAAAAGTTTGAAGTACTTTTAgtttttgttgaatttaaaaaaaacaaacaaaaaaaacaacaaaaacaaaacaaaaatacatagtGATCAACATTTCTTCATACAAATTGATGTACAGGggacatttaaaaaatttagGACTTGGAAAAAATGAACatgaaattgggaaaatacaagAAAATCTCACTAGAAGTGGAGCATATATATTTGGCCCCAAAAAAATTACAGACTCCGGTCCTCTTATCAGGAAGATCCCCATTCCACACCTCCTCCCAGTACATTGTCCCACATCATTTGAAAATGATTGTCAATgtgttataatgatttattttatctattgaCAGGATCTGATGACAGAACCCAGTACTCTGTTTATGTACTGTACATCACAGCTGTATGAACAGCAAATCTGTCTGCCCACACGTCACCAGATGCGACACCCACGTGCCTCCAAGTGTATGGTTAGCAGTGTTGGAGATCTGATGAAAAAGGTGCTGCCAAAGAAGTGTAAACTGCTGGCGGCCTCATCTGATGGCATTGTGGGTAGGTAAAGCATGACCTTGTACTAGGGTGTATTTGATTGGGTATTTCATTCACAATAGATGAAATATGATTCATCGTCAAACAATATTCTTTTGATGGACTTCTTTATAACTTGTCTTTCTCATAGTGGTGTCAACCAAAGCCAAAATTAGAATATAGGAACATGTATCCCCTCTAAACAATTATATTCCATATatcaaaattagaataatttCAATAAAGGTATTCCCCTTACAATAACAGGATGGGAAATTGGTTTCAAATGCAAATTTTTTTATTGGGTATACGTATAATCGGAAATGTTTTCCGATGTagttaattaattacatttcctttatttttttgGTAAATATAACTAAAAAATGCCCCAACTTATATAGGATTCACTTTTAAATGTGTTAACTGCTGAGAACTTCTAAGTAGGATACAAAAGATGATCATGTTAAATGATTAGTTAATTTATTATATCTGATCATCCTGTCATTACTAcatcatggtacatgtatatcagttatTGAAGGTTTTTGTAATGGTTTTAACAAGTGGTGGGGAAAAAATAGGGCCTAGATGTACACTGTTCCAGGCCCCCTTATACCCAACACCAATGATAAAATCTGTCTATATACTGTTCCAGGCCAGGGTATGTACCCCACACCAGAGATAAATTCTGTCTATATACTGTTCCAGGCCAGGGTATGTACCCCACACCAGTGATAAATTCTGTCTATATACTGTTCCAGGCCAGGGTATGTACCCCACACCAGTGATAAATTCTGTCTATATACTGTTCCAGGCCAGGGTATGTACCCCGGTACCCCACACCAGTGATAAATTCTGTCTATATACTGTTCCAGGCCAGGGTATGTACCCCACACCAGTGATAAATTCTGTTTATATACTGTTCCAGGCACCAGTACAGATCTGAAGAAGACAGCCGAGGTGGAGGGTGAACTGGCTCTGTCCTGTCTCTTCCTGCCTCATGTGGAGGGTGTGGAATTTTTCACTTTtaatatagacatatacaaCTATGCAAATCAGATGGATGATACACACTCTGGTTTAGCATATCTAACAGAACGCAGCACTGTGCCTGGAGACAGGGATGTCAAAGCCGTCTTTTTCTTCTGTGATGAGCCATTTTGTCCCCCAGAGATTGGCTACTCATTATTACAAATGTACGACAATGCTGTGATAGCTGGAGGCTATGTAGATAACCTCATAACCTCTGACCCCAATCCTCACGATGATGTCAGGTATGTGATATGTGCTTGGTTATGTAGTGATGTGTTAGATGTTTAACTTTTGACCAATACCATGGTTGGATGTTGATGGATTATGTTGAAACCGAGCGAACAATAGGTTTCTgtttgtctgtccgtctgtccacttagttttctgcacttttctAAGCAATGCTTCAAGATATGTTGGTATGTATCTTCAGTATGACAGATCAAGTtagagtttcagggtttttgggtcaaggtcaaggtcgctATTATTTTAGCAGGGGCCGGTAGTGgatatgtattgctttagcaatacccagcatgcttgttttaCTTATGTATCGTTATCAATTCATATGGCACAGAAAAATGTATTAAGATATCTTTTAGATAATATGGGAGAATGTAGCAAGTCTAGATCTGGGTCAGATACAATCTTATAATTGTACCTTTATTTTGGTCAGAGTCTAATGTCTTGGTCAGATGaagtcttatatatatatttgtacctaTTGCTTATTTGTACCTATATTTTGTAGTTAGCCGGGTCAAAATGAGATACAGACTTCTAACTGTACCAATGAGTAGATCTATAATGAGCTTGGGTCAGATAGTCTTTTGCTTTTACCAATGTTTTGTAGTAAGTCTTGGTCAGATATAATCTTGAAATATTTGCTATGATTTGTTACAAGTTTTGGTCAAAttagagacgtgtatatcagatatctggTCAAATCCAAGAATGTAAAATTTGTTTACGTTTTAAATTGAAGTGAATCCGGATCAGCGTCTCTGATGTGTGTGGCACTGTGTGGACCTCAGGTTAGGGTGGCGTCCGTGTTGATAAAGGAAGACATCCATAAACCTGAGGAAGTGGAGAAGATACTTAAACAGCTAAAAGACTGTAACTTGCCTGAGGAGAGGAGTTATGCCTTCATGTTTGCCTGCCTTGGACGAGGCAGGGGTCACTATGGCAGCGAAAATGTGGAATCATCAGTCTTCAGGAAAATGTTTCCAAAGACACCACTTCTTGGTTTCTTTGGCAATGGGGAAATTGGTTTTAACTTCCT
The sequence above is drawn from the Pecten maximus chromosome 9, xPecMax1.1, whole genome shotgun sequence genome and encodes:
- the LOC117335195 gene encoding F-box only protein 22-like — protein: MEHASVVSPAVVLNIPVIANMVLQNLSAKSLNTCSRVCKTWNMIAKTLKQRRKSMSCYFVGYGEDGSLDGLAADIMAAVQDLMTEPSTLFMYCTSQLYEQQICLPTRHQMRHPRASKCMVSSVGDLMKKVLPKKCKLLAASSDGIVGTSTDLKKTAEVEGELALSCLFLPHVEGVEFFTFNIDIYNYANQMDDTHSGLAYLTERSTVPGDRDVKAVFFFCDEPFCPPEIGYSLLQMYDNAVIAGGYVDNLITSDPNPHDDVSESGSASLMCVALCGPQVRVASVLIKEDIHKPEEVEKILKQLKDCNLPEERSYAFMFACLGRGRGHYGSENVESSVFRKMFPKTPLLGFFGNGEIGFNFLKKYQTEAPEAMPDNSPSNPSHSNSARNGVPIMEGMTKPLPKLYHAYTTIICMVSLV